One segment of Mycobacteriales bacterium DNA contains the following:
- a CDS encoding response regulator transcription factor, translated as MPDPDHPHADTIRVFLLDDHEVVRAGVRELLEADGDIEVVGEAGTAAQALARVPAVRPQVAVLDVRLPDGDGVSVCRELRSRMPELACLILTSFADDDALFDAIMAGAAGYVLKQIRGSDLVGAVRTVAGGGSLLDPQAAAQVMARLRDHATRDDPLAGLTAQERRILDLIGEGLTNRQIGEALHLAEKTVKNYVSNLLAKLGMQRRTQAAVFVTQAHQHDHGR; from the coding sequence ATGCCCGACCCCGACCACCCCCACGCCGACACCATCCGGGTGTTCCTGCTCGACGACCACGAGGTGGTTCGGGCGGGGGTCCGTGAGCTGTTGGAGGCCGACGGTGACATCGAGGTCGTCGGGGAGGCCGGCACGGCGGCGCAGGCGCTGGCCCGGGTGCCGGCGGTCCGCCCGCAGGTGGCGGTGCTCGACGTGCGGCTGCCCGACGGCGATGGGGTCAGCGTCTGCCGGGAGCTGCGGTCGCGGATGCCCGAGCTGGCCTGCCTCATACTGACCTCGTTCGCCGACGACGATGCGCTCTTCGACGCGATCATGGCCGGGGCGGCCGGCTACGTGCTCAAACAAATCCGGGGCAGCGACCTCGTGGGTGCGGTGCGCACCGTGGCGGGGGGCGGCTCGCTGCTGGACCCTCAGGCTGCTGCGCAGGTAATGGCCCGGCTCCGGGATCACGCCACCCGTGACGATCCGCTGGCCGGGCTCACCGCCCAGGAGCGTCGGATCCTCGACCTGATCGGCGAGGGGTTGACCAACCGGCAGATCGGCGAGGCGCTGCACCTGGCCGAGAAGACGGTGAAGAATTACGTGTCGAACCTGCTGGCCAAGCTGGGGATGCAGCGCCGCACCCAGGCCGCGGTGTTCGTGACCCAGGCCCACCAGCACGACCACGGGCGGTAG
- a CDS encoding GAF domain-containing protein produces the protein MSREGGPRMVHEQREPEHPGRSVEVAVTRDRSHGLLEAIVAIGSGLDLQVVLHRIVEAAVALVDATYGALGVIGEPDRLSQFLTVGVDRETHARIGALPRGHGILGLLIREPHPIRLADLSAHPASVGFPAHHPPMTSFLGVPVRVRNEVFGNLYLTEKRGGGEFTEEDERIVVALATAAGVAIENARLYDEARRRERWLAASGAVMTRLLSGTDPDEVLALVAAQAREITESDVAIIAMPADAAGLLVEVADGVGAQTLRGLTLPVPGSLSGLVFGSAEPLVVEALAADDPLAVRLASLVRLGPAVVVPLGAAGAVRGVLKMARHAGGMRFSEPELRMLESFAGQATVALELAERRRDAERLLVFADRDRIARDLHDLVIQRLFASGMQLESVVRLITNDDAVARVLRVVDELDGTIREIRTTIYALQTPADPEGPGMRTRLLAVTDQAAETLGFAPSLQFTGPVDASPAELAEQAAAVLAEGLSNVARHAEASAVQIRAEVDAESFTLRVTDNGVGLPADGRRSGLTNMAERARSLGGTFTAEAPPSGGTELVWTVPTRPG, from the coding sequence GTGAGCCGGGAGGGAGGGCCGCGCATGGTGCACGAGCAGCGGGAGCCCGAGCACCCGGGCAGGTCGGTCGAGGTCGCGGTCACCCGCGACCGGTCCCACGGCCTGTTGGAGGCGATCGTCGCCATCGGCAGCGGGCTCGACCTGCAGGTCGTGCTGCACCGCATCGTCGAGGCGGCGGTCGCGTTGGTGGACGCCACCTACGGGGCGCTGGGGGTGATCGGCGAACCTGACCGGCTCTCCCAGTTCCTGACGGTCGGCGTCGACCGGGAGACCCACGCCCGGATCGGCGCGCTGCCCCGCGGTCACGGCATCCTCGGGCTCCTCATCCGCGAGCCCCATCCGATCCGGCTGGCGGATCTGTCCGCTCATCCCGCCTCGGTGGGTTTCCCGGCGCACCACCCGCCGATGACGAGCTTCCTCGGGGTGCCGGTCCGGGTCCGCAACGAGGTATTCGGCAACCTGTACTTGACCGAGAAGCGCGGCGGTGGGGAGTTCACCGAGGAGGACGAGCGGATCGTCGTCGCGCTGGCCACCGCGGCCGGGGTGGCGATCGAAAACGCCCGGCTCTACGACGAGGCGCGGCGGCGGGAGCGCTGGCTCGCCGCCTCCGGCGCCGTGATGACGAGGCTGCTGTCCGGCACCGACCCCGACGAGGTGCTGGCCCTGGTCGCCGCCCAGGCGCGGGAGATCACCGAGTCCGACGTCGCGATCATCGCCATGCCAGCCGATGCGGCCGGCCTGCTCGTCGAGGTGGCCGACGGCGTCGGTGCGCAGACCCTGCGCGGCCTCACCCTGCCCGTCCCCGGATCGCTGTCCGGGCTGGTGTTCGGTTCAGCGGAACCGTTGGTGGTCGAGGCCCTGGCGGCAGACGACCCGCTCGCCGTCCGGCTGGCCTCGCTGGTGCGGCTGGGGCCAGCGGTGGTCGTGCCGCTTGGGGCGGCGGGGGCGGTCAGAGGCGTGCTCAAGATGGCCCGACACGCCGGTGGGATGCGTTTCAGCGAGCCGGAGCTGCGGATGCTGGAAAGCTTCGCCGGGCAGGCGACGGTCGCTTTGGAGTTGGCCGAGCGCCGCCGGGACGCCGAACGGTTGCTGGTGTTCGCGGACCGGGACCGCATCGCCCGGGACCTGCACGACCTGGTCATCCAGCGGCTGTTCGCCAGCGGAATGCAGCTGGAGAGCGTGGTGCGGCTGATCACCAACGACGATGCCGTTGCTCGCGTCCTTCGGGTGGTCGACGAGCTCGACGGCACGATCCGGGAGATCCGCACCACGATCTACGCGCTCCAGACTCCCGCCGACCCGGAGGGACCAGGCATGCGGACACGGCTGCTCGCGGTGACCGATCAGGCCGCCGAGACCCTCGGGTTCGCGCCGTCGCTCCAGTTCACCGGGCCGGTGGACGCCAGCCCGGCCGAGCTGGCGGAGCAGGCCGCAGCAGTGCTCGCCGAGGGTCTGTCCAATGTCGCCCGGCACGCTGAGGCCAGCGCAGTGCAGATCAGGGCGGAGGTGGACGCAGAAAGCTTCACCCTGCGGGTGACCGACAACGGTGTCGGCCTGCCGGCGGACGGGCGGCGCAGCGGTCTGACCAACATGGCCGAACGAGCCCGGAGCCTGGGGGGGACGTTCACCGCCGAAGCACCACCGTCGGGCGGTACCGAGTTGGTGTGGACGGTGCCGACCAGGCCGGGGTGA